The Methanothrix soehngenii GP6 genome has a window encoding:
- a CDS encoding TIR domain-containing protein, which translates to MWVGQCVKIFISWSGPRSKAMAEALKDWLPNVIQSIDPWVSSSDIDAGMRWTPALAEELQQTQLGIICLTIENLSAPWLLFEAGALSKIIDKTRVCPYLMGLEPTEVTGPLAQFQAVKAEKDGTKKLLQTINHVQGENPLSEDRLNIIFNTFWPSLEQTLKDISNSPQEKTEPKRSLDDKVDEILNIVREQSWAISSISLNTNLSDATNKVKNELAKYKVEMSDGEIESRLEKLIIDFRVPESEAIKSVQNYFLKEAGVKTRRKRVEPGDIKI; encoded by the coding sequence ATGTGGGTGGGACAATGTGTGAAGATCTTTATTAGTTGGTCAGGTCCAAGAAGCAAAGCTATGGCAGAGGCCCTGAAAGATTGGCTTCCAAATGTGATACAGTCAATTGATCCATGGGTTTCCTCATCAGATATCGACGCAGGTATGAGATGGACTCCAGCTTTAGCTGAGGAGTTGCAGCAAACTCAATTAGGAATCATATGTCTCACAATTGAAAACCTGAGTGCCCCCTGGCTTCTCTTCGAAGCTGGTGCATTATCAAAAATAATCGACAAAACAAGAGTATGTCCTTACTTGATGGGACTCGAACCCACTGAGGTCACGGGTCCACTTGCCCAGTTTCAAGCAGTTAAAGCAGAGAAAGATGGCACAAAGAAACTACTGCAAACAATTAATCATGTTCAAGGAGAAAACCCTTTATCGGAGGATAGGCTTAATATAATATTTAATACATTTTGGCCATCGCTCGAGCAAACCCTAAAAGATATCTCGAATAGCCCTCAAGAAAAGACAGAGCCAAAACGCTCATTGGATGACAAGGTTGACGAAATATTGAATATCGTTCGCGAGCAGTCCTGGGCAATTTCATCAATTTCGTTGAATACAAATCTATCAGATGCAACCAACAAAGTGAAAAATGAGTTGGCCAAGTACAAAGTCGAAATGTCAGATGGTGAAATAGAGAGTCGGCTTGAGAAGCTTATCATTGATTTTAGAGTTCCTGAGTCAGAAGCAATTAAAAGCGTCCAAAATTATTTCCTTAAGGAAGCAGGTGTCAAAACTAGGCGCAAACGAGTGGAACCTGGTGATATAAAAATTTAA
- the trpE gene encoding anthranilate synthase component I, with protein MPSDPVAPVFIDVSNKVSVDAPLSLYMALRDRRYPYLLESVEKSGQKARFSFVGADPSAMISIKNRFLEMEFFSGGMGPMTERLSVCVDVERKGSVLQGSIKDGYDLFDVLRAAIPSRRGAPNSFSRQVFTGGGIGFLAYDLVKERLGKGSTSQTPDAQFGLAESTFIFDHLDRKVYFSIAPILPGPKVNLIETIGGLDPDYNPEEDPNISGRVLSAGAPEEYKDAVSRAKEHIIDGDIFQVVLARSTRIECPDPVKLYLKLRSINPSPYTYLFEFGDLAIVGASPETLFNTYNRMLKVNPIAGTCPRGRTRSEDDRYARIMLNDEKERAEHVMLVDLGRNDVRSVCRSGTVQVEDFMSVLQYSHVQHIETTVIGELREECDQFDAARSVFPAGTLSGAPKLRAMEIIDDLERAPRGIYGGGIGYFSIDGSSDFAIAIRSVLVKDGVATVQAGAGIVADSDPEKEYQETERKMAAMKRALGVAA; from the coding sequence ATGCCCAGCGACCCAGTAGCTCCGGTATTCATAGATGTGAGCAATAAGGTCAGCGTGGACGCTCCCCTGTCCCTGTATATGGCTCTGCGCGATCGCAGGTACCCCTATCTCCTGGAGTCGGTGGAAAAGTCCGGGCAGAAGGCCAGGTTCTCTTTTGTGGGAGCCGATCCATCGGCCATGATCTCGATCAAGAACCGCTTCCTTGAAATGGAGTTTTTCAGCGGCGGAATGGGGCCGATGACGGAGAGGCTCTCGGTTTGCGTGGATGTGGAAAGAAAGGGCTCAGTTCTCCAGGGATCGATAAAGGATGGCTATGATCTCTTCGATGTGCTGAGGGCGGCCATACCCTCCCGCCGTGGAGCGCCCAACAGCTTCTCCAGGCAGGTGTTCACTGGAGGAGGGATAGGCTTTCTGGCTTACGACCTGGTGAAAGAGAGGCTGGGGAAAGGCTCGACCTCCCAGACCCCTGATGCCCAGTTCGGCCTGGCGGAGAGCACCTTCATCTTCGATCACCTGGACCGCAAGGTCTACTTCTCCATCGCCCCCATTCTGCCCGGCCCCAAGGTCAATCTGATTGAGACCATCGGCGGATTAGATCCCGACTATAATCCGGAAGAGGATCCGAACATATCAGGCAGGGTGCTCTCGGCCGGGGCGCCTGAGGAGTATAAGGATGCCGTATCCCGGGCCAAGGAGCATATCATCGACGGGGACATATTTCAGGTCGTCTTGGCCCGATCGACTAGGATTGAATGCCCGGACCCGGTCAAGCTCTATTTGAAGCTGAGGAGCATCAATCCCAGCCCTTACACCTATCTCTTCGAGTTCGGTGATCTGGCCATTGTGGGAGCGTCGCCTGAGACCCTCTTCAATACCTACAACCGCATGTTGAAGGTCAATCCCATCGCCGGGACCTGTCCCCGGGGGAGGACCAGGTCTGAGGACGACCGGTATGCTCGGATTATGCTCAATGATGAGAAGGAGAGGGCGGAGCACGTGATGCTGGTGGACCTGGGCAGGAACGACGTGCGTTCCGTCTGCCGGTCGGGGACGGTCCAGGTAGAAGATTTCATGTCCGTTCTGCAGTACTCTCATGTCCAGCACATAGAGACCACGGTGATTGGCGAACTGAGGGAGGAGTGCGACCAATTTGATGCCGCGCGGTCGGTATTTCCTGCTGGCACCCTATCCGGTGCTCCCAAGCTGCGGGCGATGGAGATCATCGATGACCTGGAGAGGGCTCCCCGAGGAATTTATGGGGGAGGCATAGGCTACTTCTCCATAGACGGGAGCTCAGACTTCGCCATAGCCATAAGAAGCGTTCTGGTCAAGGACGGCGTGGCCACGGTGCAGGCGGGAGCGGGGATAGTGGCGGACTCGGATCCGGAGAAAGAGTACCAGGAGACGGAAAGGAAGATGGCGGCCATGAAAAGGGCCCTGGGAGTGGCGGCATGA
- a CDS encoding anthranilate synthase component II → MRPILFVDNHDSFVWNLVDYVSVFYDNTIVRSNEISMAEVERLNPRGIVISPGPGHPAKARDIGSCLEIILGHPKTPILGVCLGHQAMNLAYGGTISHTRPLHGKTSQIEHDGRGIFRGVENPLQGGRYHSLAIEKLSPEVEACARSAEGVVMAIRHRNRPHCGLQFHPESVLTPSGKRIIRNWVEEVEECTP, encoded by the coding sequence ATGAGGCCGATTCTCTTCGTGGACAATCATGACTCGTTCGTCTGGAACCTGGTGGATTATGTCTCCGTCTTTTATGATAACACCATCGTCCGCTCCAATGAGATCTCTATGGCGGAGGTGGAGAGGTTGAACCCCAGGGGGATCGTGATCTCGCCTGGGCCGGGCCATCCGGCCAAGGCCAGGGATATAGGCAGCTGCCTGGAGATAATTCTCGGCCATCCAAAAACGCCCATCCTGGGGGTGTGTCTGGGCCACCAGGCCATGAACCTGGCCTATGGGGGGACCATCTCTCACACCAGGCCTCTTCACGGGAAGACCTCCCAGATCGAGCATGATGGCCGGGGGATATTCCGGGGGGTGGAAAATCCCCTGCAGGGCGGTCGCTACCACTCCCTGGCCATCGAGAAGCTCAGCCCGGAGGTGGAGGCCTGTGCCCGGAGCGCTGAAGGGGTGGTTATGGCCATCCGCCACAGGAATCGTCCTCACTGCGGCCTGCAGTTCCATCCGGAATCAGTGCTTACCCCCTCGGGAAAGAGGATCATCCGAAACTGGGTGGAGGAGGTGGAAGAATGCACTCCCTGA
- the dgt gene encoding dGTP triphosphohydrolase: MDEQYANLIKIIEQNYKQVPNKNSRRNNSIDDEYHFNRYSYSNFISRSEFSRDRDRILFSRAFRRLEHKAQIYSHERGDHFRTRLTHTLEVLQIARNISRYLGLNEDLTEAIALGHDIGHTPFGHEGERVLDQILSGKAEYKELKYEINYTGFKHNFNSLKVLDEIEKKYDNESGLNLTWQVLEGILKHTRIKRNNELWCDIDRFLLNLSNSKFNIKFENLLNYEYSVTLEGQVVAIADEIAQRQHDLDDGMRDSGLGLNYDDIFKEVKKYIIEILNSHRDESEHHFVDLLKNLRDILDIRDKGTNVYKRNTIIRDIIEYFICDVTLMSFKNIAEMAEDCLITEEDYKFFGRKLITYSQLGIELDKKLDQYIKNRIVNSNEVNKFDGKANYVIKRLFKAYYSNPRQMSKYALERLSTLISYNSEIYIIRFSELKDNDTGNPLEVKNINFSNNSPDEVNKLIDYLKMDIDIKEILCPDDFFNSDLTEVRNNGILLKVNKLDEIQNMSLAEVMLMDDHTKFVKCMLEDHYAFLSVICDYISGMTDNYAEEEYQKLYQT, translated from the coding sequence ATGGATGAACAATATGCAAACCTTATTAAAATCATAGAGCAGAACTATAAACAGGTTCCTAATAAGAACTCTAGAAGGAATAATTCGATAGATGACGAATATCACTTTAACCGATACAGTTACTCTAATTTTATATCTAGGAGCGAATTTTCGCGCGATAGAGATAGAATACTTTTTTCGAGGGCATTTAGACGCTTAGAACATAAGGCACAGATTTACTCTCATGAAAGAGGAGACCATTTTAGAACAAGGCTTACACATACATTGGAAGTGCTTCAGATAGCAAGAAATATTTCAAGATACTTAGGGCTAAATGAAGATTTAACAGAGGCGATTGCCCTAGGTCACGATATAGGACACACCCCATTTGGTCATGAAGGGGAGAGAGTATTAGATCAGATTCTAAGCGGAAAAGCAGAATACAAAGAATTAAAATATGAAATTAATTATACTGGATTTAAGCATAATTTTAATAGTTTAAAAGTGCTAGATGAAATAGAAAAAAAATATGATAATGAAAGCGGCCTAAACTTAACTTGGCAGGTTCTCGAAGGAATCTTGAAACACACAAGAATTAAACGAAATAATGAATTATGGTGTGATATTGATAGATTTTTGCTCAATTTAAGCAACTCTAAATTTAATATTAAATTTGAAAATTTGCTAAATTATGAATACTCGGTTACATTGGAGGGACAGGTCGTCGCGATAGCGGATGAAATTGCACAACGACAACACGATCTAGATGATGGCATGCGAGATTCAGGCTTAGGATTAAATTATGATGATATTTTTAAAGAGGTTAAAAAGTATATAATTGAGATATTAAATAGTCATAGAGATGAATCAGAACACCATTTCGTAGACTTATTGAAAAATTTACGTGATATCTTGGATATAAGAGATAAAGGAACTAACGTATATAAAAGAAACACTATAATTCGAGATATCATAGAATATTTTATTTGTGATGTTACCCTGATGTCGTTTAAAAATATAGCAGAAATGGCAGAAGATTGTCTAATTACGGAAGAAGATTACAAATTTTTTGGTAGAAAATTAATTACATACTCTCAATTAGGAATAGAATTAGATAAAAAATTAGATCAATATATTAAGAATAGAATAGTGAATTCAAATGAGGTAAATAAATTTGATGGGAAAGCGAATTACGTGATCAAAAGACTATTTAAAGCTTATTATTCTAATCCTCGGCAGATGTCAAAGTATGCTTTAGAACGGTTGTCTACTCTTATCTCATATAATTCAGAGATATATATTATACGATTTAGTGAATTAAAAGATAATGATACTGGAAATCCACTCGAGGTTAAGAATATAAATTTCTCAAATAATAGCCCTGATGAAGTCAATAAACTAATTGATTATTTGAAAATGGATATAGATATAAAGGAAATATTATGTCCCGATGATTTCTTTAATTCTGATCTAACTGAAGTAAGAAATAATGGCATATTGCTAAAAGTTAATAAATTGGATGAAATACAAAATATGTCCTTGGCGGAAGTAATGCTAATGGATGACCATACTAAATTTGTTAAATGCATGTTAGAGGATCACTACGCTTTCCTTTCAGTAATTTGTGATTATATATCCGGCATGACAGATAATTATGCTGAAGAAGAATACCAGAAATTATATCAAACTTAA
- a CDS encoding indole-3-glycerol-phosphate synthase has translation MHSLIDGILEASRARGPAATELWPAEERRDLVASAAEAKRNGLIPIIAEIKPKALGRTLAQEEVATYARAYAQYGACAISVLTEPTHFKGSLENARTARRAGLPVLRKDFIFSEVQLSEVQADLVLLIAALDIDLDRFVAAARDLGMEPLVEVHSEKEMERALSTEARIIGINNRNLKTLEVDLETFERLAPRARDAGVFLVAESGVHSPEDAVRMVRAGADALLVGTELMAGPERLGELNRL, from the coding sequence ATGCACTCCCTGATAGACGGCATCCTGGAGGCCTCGCGGGCGCGGGGGCCGGCGGCGACGGAGTTATGGCCGGCGGAGGAGAGGAGAGATCTGGTTGCCTCTGCCGCGGAGGCTAAAAGAAATGGCCTGATACCAATCATCGCCGAGATCAAGCCCAAGGCACTTGGCAGGACCCTCGCTCAGGAGGAGGTGGCAACCTACGCTCGGGCTTACGCGCAGTACGGTGCCTGCGCCATATCCGTTCTCACCGAGCCCACCCACTTCAAGGGCAGTCTTGAGAATGCAAGGACTGCTCGCCGGGCGGGCTTGCCGGTACTGAGAAAGGACTTCATATTCAGTGAGGTGCAACTCTCGGAGGTCCAGGCGGATCTGGTGCTGCTCATCGCCGCCCTGGATATCGATTTAGATCGGTTCGTGGCCGCGGCCAGGGATCTTGGAATGGAGCCATTGGTAGAGGTCCATTCGGAGAAAGAGATGGAGAGGGCCCTGTCGACAGAGGCCAGGATCATCGGCATAAACAATCGCAATCTTAAGACCCTGGAGGTTGACCTTGAGACCTTCGAGCGGCTGGCGCCGCGGGCAAGAGATGCGGGGGTATTCCTGGTGGCGGAGAGCGGGGTGCACAGCCCGGAGGATGCGGTGCGGATGGTGCGGGCTGGAGCGGATGCCCTGCTGGTGGGAACGGAGCTGATGGCGGGGCCGGAGAGGCTGGGGGAGCTAAACAGGCTTTGA
- a CDS encoding isocitrate/isopropylmalate family dehydrogenase: MNHTGAIERAKEHFAELLNEQLKRVDQMKAGEDWADYSRLMPIIIGVVGGDGIGPFITKEAVRVLEYILAEEIQSGKVELRWISGLTIEERVKVMKALPEETLAALKECHVILKGPLTTPKKGDKWPNLESANVSMRRELDLFANVRPVKVPEKGIDWIFYRENTEGEYVLGSSGFNVTEDLAVDFKVITSQGAERIVRLAFEYARNNGINRVSAVTKANVIKTTDGKFLEIARRVAAEYPEIQFDDWFVDIMAAKLVDEKRRRDFKVIVLPNLYGDILTDEAAEFQGGVGTAGSANIGKRYAMFEAIHGSAPRMVDEGRAQYADPASMMRACVMMLRHISFIDQASRMEMALDICGQFEKRVSLTGRPDGATGAQYADYVLETVQDPDLQNRWQRYQASGEVKL; this comes from the coding sequence ATGAATCATACAGGGGCCATAGAGAGGGCGAAGGAGCACTTCGCTGAACTGCTCAATGAGCAGCTCAAGCGCGTTGATCAGATGAAAGCAGGAGAGGACTGGGCGGACTACAGCCGGCTTATGCCGATAATAATTGGGGTGGTAGGAGGAGACGGCATTGGCCCCTTCATCACCAAAGAGGCAGTCCGGGTGCTCGAGTACATCCTGGCTGAGGAGATCCAGTCGGGAAAGGTCGAGCTGAGGTGGATCTCGGGCCTTACCATCGAGGAGAGGGTCAAAGTGATGAAGGCCCTGCCCGAGGAGACCCTGGCGGCGCTGAAGGAGTGTCATGTGATACTAAAGGGTCCCCTCACCACCCCCAAGAAAGGGGATAAATGGCCAAACCTGGAGAGCGCCAACGTATCCATGCGCCGGGAGCTGGACCTCTTCGCCAATGTCCGGCCGGTCAAGGTGCCGGAGAAGGGTATCGACTGGATCTTCTACCGGGAGAACACCGAGGGCGAGTATGTCCTGGGCAGCTCAGGATTCAATGTCACTGAGGACCTGGCAGTGGACTTCAAGGTTATCACCAGCCAGGGAGCGGAGCGAATCGTGCGCCTGGCATTCGAGTATGCCAGGAATAATGGCATCAATAGAGTCTCTGCGGTCACCAAGGCCAATGTGATCAAGACCACTGACGGCAAGTTCCTGGAGATCGCCCGGAGGGTGGCGGCGGAGTATCCGGAAATTCAGTTCGATGACTGGTTCGTGGATATAATGGCGGCAAAGCTGGTGGACGAGAAACGGAGGCGCGACTTCAAGGTGATCGTCCTGCCCAACCTGTACGGGGACATCCTCACCGATGAGGCCGCGGAGTTCCAGGGCGGAGTGGGCACCGCCGGAAGCGCCAATATCGGCAAGAGGTATGCCATGTTCGAGGCCATCCACGGCTCAGCTCCGCGCATGGTCGACGAGGGCAGAGCGCAGTATGCCGATCCGGCGAGCATGATGAGGGCCTGCGTGATGATGCTGCGCCACATCAGCTTCATAGATCAGGCCAGCCGGATGGAGATGGCGCTGGATATCTGCGGCCAGTTCGAGAAGAGAGTATCTCTCACCGGCAGGCCAGATGGTGCCACTGGAGCCCAGTATGCAGACTATGTGCTCGAGACTGTTCAAGATCCAGATCTACAGAATCGCTGGCAGAGATATCAGGCTTCTGGAGAGGTAAAGCTTTAG
- a CDS encoding RIO1 family regulatory kinase/ATPase domain-containing protein, producing the protein MENLAEAFLGLSREDFSLLGAIETGMRTHEWVPTFIISKLAGLSASKSEYRLQHLFEKKLVVREAQHYLGYQINFDSYDLLALSDFVRRDQVKSIGERIGVGKESVVLEAQGYASLAIKFHRQGRTSFKHVRRLRDHLKDKPRVPWLYAASLAARREFAVMEKLYPKVSIPRPVAISRHALAMEYVPGPLLNKITLSDPEEGLRLILQEVGRALDLDIVHSDLSEFNIMITDSGPVIIDWPQAVDAAHPHSDELLKRDLGNVLRFFRSKYRIDMPLEEALTAVREAERI; encoded by the coding sequence GTGGAAAACCTTGCAGAAGCATTTCTGGGCTTGAGCCGAGAGGATTTCTCTCTGCTGGGCGCGATTGAAACCGGGATGAGGACTCACGAGTGGGTCCCCACTTTTATAATATCCAAGCTTGCCGGCCTCTCCGCCAGCAAATCAGAGTATCGCCTGCAGCATCTTTTTGAGAAAAAGCTGGTGGTACGAGAGGCTCAGCATTACCTGGGCTATCAGATAAACTTCGATTCCTACGACCTTTTAGCGCTCTCAGACTTCGTCCGGCGCGATCAGGTAAAAAGCATCGGAGAGCGGATCGGGGTGGGCAAGGAGTCCGTGGTCCTTGAGGCCCAGGGATACGCCTCTTTAGCCATCAAGTTCCACCGCCAGGGACGGACCAGCTTCAAGCACGTCCGCCGCCTGCGCGATCACCTCAAGGACAAGCCTCGGGTTCCGTGGCTCTATGCCGCCTCCCTGGCGGCGAGACGGGAGTTTGCAGTGATGGAAAAGCTCTACCCAAAGGTCTCCATCCCCCGGCCGGTGGCCATCAGCCGGCATGCTCTGGCAATGGAGTATGTTCCCGGACCCCTGCTCAATAAGATCACCCTCTCCGATCCCGAGGAGGGCTTAAGGTTGATCCTTCAGGAGGTGGGACGGGCTCTAGATCTGGATATCGTCCATAGCGACCTGAGCGAGTTCAATATCATGATCACCGATTCCGGGCCGGTGATCATCGACTGGCCTCAGGCGGTGGATGCCGCTCATCCTCATTCAGATGAACTCCTGAAGAGGGATTTAGGCAATGTGCTGCGCTTTTTCCGGAGCAAGTACCGCATCGATATGCCGCTGGAGGAGGCGCTCACAGCGGTCCGGGAGGCAGAGAGGATTTGA
- a CDS encoding toxin-antitoxin system TumE family protein produces the protein MISDYFRIVDFRLIDAEIIADKKVSYSEFSPDQGMLRGRLLFIDGSTLEFMEYLHRDQRLKYRFHLIDKNGQMVFRYDNAPHHENSTFPHHKHIANDILESEEKGILDILREIEHLICKSV, from the coding sequence TTGATCTCTGACTATTTTAGAATAGTTGATTTCAGATTAATAGATGCAGAAATAATTGCTGATAAAAAGGTCAGTTACAGCGAATTCAGTCCTGATCAAGGCATGCTGCGTGGAAGGTTGCTCTTTATCGACGGATCAACTCTGGAGTTCATGGAGTATCTTCACAGAGACCAGAGGCTAAAATATAGATTTCACTTAATAGATAAGAATGGGCAGATGGTATTTCGATATGATAATGCCCCACATCACGAGAACTCCACCTTTCCCCATCACAAGCATATTGCCAATGATATTTTGGAATCCGAAGAGAAAGGAATTTTGGATATACTCAGGGAAATAGAACATCTCATATGTAAGAGTGTTTGA
- a CDS encoding DUF460 domain-containing protein, with protein sequence MSIFGVDIASGSPGSRRAPSYSLVVLEGDATALHHMISRHKLIRMIRERQPEIVAMDNVHELAQSHRDLINLLRRLPPSTKLVQVTGGDRPESLVRLARWNGITFDRTRPLEEAEASARLAARGVGAVVSAFEDKTLIKVSRRRSLGRGGWSQNRYTRKIHGAVMAMAREVEKQLREAGLEYSLRTVEGLGGFTRAEFVVEATRDKVHINPGYSVDAQLKVQSIERPALQYKPLLHRRGYIIVGLDPGTTTGIAALNLRGELVDLISSRAMSSSDVIEWIAARGRSLIVATDVSPTPGAVEKVKRAFNAVLFSPGADMAGEEKIALGREVGYKNDHERDALAAALSAFRKYKNKFIQVEKKAPAEVDPDEIKALVVRGYSIENAIAEFTHPPPAEGRPAAPAASGAPAPDPDTAGLRQHIQQLSEQVKTLRTYVDELRAQLAEKDADLQKAIERLDRLKDKTSREIKRDHEIRIRDKEIGRLRSILRSERKYTKKLKRTVAARKKAERIEEVKGLRRLKPVAAFSKEAVLAAAERYSLAEGDLVLLEDSSGGGKSTAEMFRERGVAAIVAEGEMAQAMQEYFLDLGLPVFTSSEIAVQRIDGLPFIQPEELEAARERWEVQQKARQARLEAEKLESLFQDYKVERMKEEKRKKRMKMAEKMGAEGYE encoded by the coding sequence TTGAGCATCTTTGGGGTGGATATCGCCAGCGGATCGCCGGGCAGCCGCAGGGCTCCCAGCTACTCACTGGTGGTCCTGGAGGGGGATGCCACTGCCCTTCACCATATGATCAGCAGGCATAAGCTGATCCGGATGATCCGGGAGCGGCAGCCGGAGATCGTGGCTATGGATAACGTCCATGAGCTGGCCCAGAGCCACAGGGATCTGATCAACCTCCTGCGCCGTCTCCCCCCTTCGACCAAACTGGTTCAGGTGACGGGCGGGGATCGGCCGGAGTCCCTGGTCCGTCTGGCCCGCTGGAATGGCATCACCTTCGACCGCACCAGGCCCCTGGAAGAGGCGGAAGCTTCGGCCAGGCTGGCGGCCAGGGGCGTTGGGGCCGTGGTCTCCGCCTTTGAGGACAAGACTCTGATCAAGGTGAGCCGGAGGCGGTCATTGGGTCGGGGCGGCTGGAGCCAGAACCGCTACACCAGAAAAATCCATGGAGCGGTGATGGCCATGGCTCGGGAGGTGGAGAAGCAGCTTCGCGAAGCCGGTTTGGAGTACTCTCTGCGGACGGTGGAGGGCCTCGGTGGCTTCACCCGGGCGGAGTTCGTGGTGGAGGCCACCAGGGATAAGGTGCACATCAACCCCGGCTATTCGGTCGATGCCCAGCTGAAGGTGCAGAGCATCGAGAGGCCTGCTCTGCAGTATAAGCCGCTGCTGCACCGCAGAGGCTACATCATTGTGGGCCTTGACCCAGGCACCACCACCGGCATTGCCGCCCTGAACCTGCGGGGGGAATTGGTCGATCTGATCAGCTCCCGGGCTATGTCCTCATCCGATGTCATCGAGTGGATAGCTGCCAGGGGAAGGTCGCTGATTGTGGCTACCGACGTCTCGCCCACGCCGGGGGCGGTGGAGAAGGTAAAGAGGGCCTTTAATGCCGTCTTATTCAGTCCGGGGGCGGATATGGCCGGGGAGGAGAAGATAGCCCTGGGAAGAGAGGTCGGCTACAAGAACGACCATGAGAGGGATGCTCTGGCTGCTGCTCTATCCGCCTTCAGGAAGTACAAGAACAAGTTCATCCAGGTGGAGAAGAAGGCTCCGGCGGAGGTAGATCCCGATGAGATCAAGGCACTGGTGGTCCGGGGCTATTCCATTGAGAACGCCATCGCCGAGTTCACCCATCCGCCCCCGGCGGAGGGCAGGCCAGCCGCCCCGGCGGCCTCCGGGGCCCCTGCTCCAGATCCGGATACCGCCGGCCTGAGGCAGCATATCCAGCAGCTATCCGAGCAGGTGAAGACGCTGCGCACTTACGTGGATGAGCTGCGGGCCCAGCTGGCGGAGAAGGATGCTGATCTGCAAAAGGCTATCGAGAGGCTGGACCGGCTGAAGGATAAGACCTCCAGAGAGATCAAAAGGGACCATGAGATCAGGATCCGGGACAAGGAGATCGGACGGCTGCGCTCCATCCTGCGCTCGGAGAGGAAGTACACCAAGAAGCTGAAGAGGACGGTGGCCGCCCGGAAGAAGGCGGAGAGGATTGAGGAGGTCAAAGGGCTGCGCCGTCTGAAGCCGGTGGCCGCCTTCTCCAAAGAGGCGGTTCTGGCTGCGGCGGAGCGCTACTCTCTGGCTGAGGGGGACCTGGTCCTCTTGGAGGACTCCAGCGGCGGGGGAAAGAGCACGGCTGAGATGTTTCGGGAGAGGGGGGTTGCCGCCATAGTGGCAGAGGGGGAGATGGCCCAGGCGATGCAGGAGTATTTCCTGGACCTGGGCCTGCCCGTATTCACATCCTCGGAGATTGCGGTGCAGAGGATCGATGGGCTGCCCTTTATCCAGCCGGAGGAGCTTGAAGCGGCGCGGGAGAGGTGGGAGGTGCAGCAAAAGGCCAGGCAGGCGAGGCTGGAGGCCGAGAAGCTGGAGAGCTTATTCCAGGATTACAAGGTGGAGAGGATGAAGGAGGAGAAGAGGAAGAAGAGGATGAAGATGGCTGAGAAGATGGGGGCGGAGGGGTATGAGTGA
- a CDS encoding nucleotidyltransferase domain-containing protein: protein MDSSKQNAIDEFIKRAVQSYGDQIQSITLFGSVARGTDRPDSDIDLLVVVDREDFRLRRELIGLTFDILLETGEDISVKVLSQDDFEAKKSFSFLSNVLSEGIKIA, encoded by the coding sequence ATGGATTCCAGCAAGCAAAATGCCATTGATGAGTTCATAAAGAGGGCAGTTCAGTCTTACGGAGACCAAATCCAGAGCATCACCCTCTTTGGCTCTGTTGCCAGGGGCACAGATCGGCCCGACTCGGATATCGATCTTCTGGTAGTAGTGGACAGAGAGGACTTCCGGCTGCGCAGAGAGCTGATCGGCCTGACCTTCGATATTCTGCTGGAAACAGGAGAAGATATATCCGTAAAGGTTCTCTCTCAGGATGATTTTGAAGCCAAAAAGTCTTTTTCATTTTTAAGCAACGTCCTATCTGAGGGTATCAAGATTGCCTGA